The stretch of DNA GCGAAACGGCCCTGGCTGCGGCAGAGATCGAATATTCGGACGAAGTGTCACCATCTATATTCGTAGCATACACATACAAAGATGCGGCAAAGGTCTTCCCGCAGCTTGAGGGCAGGGACGTCGACATAATCATCTGGACGACCACCCCCTGGACCCTTCCCGCTTCTATGGCAGTTTCTGTACATCCCCGTTTCGATTACGGTTTCTACGAAGTCGGTGACAAGGTCTACCTGATCGCCCAGGGACTGAAGGACAAGGTCATAAAGGCTACCGGACTTGATCTTAAAGAGCCGATGATCTCATGCAAGGGCGCCGAACTTGAACTATCAAAGGCCATACACCCCTTCTACGACAAGGAAGTTGTCGTGGTACTTGCTGAATACGTTGACCTCGAAACTGGAACAGGCTGTGTACATACTGCCCCGGGACATGGAAACGATGACTATGAGACCGGCGTCCGCTACGGCATAGAGGTCTACAACCCGGTCGATGACACGGGCCACTATTACCCCGATACACCTCTTTTTGCCGGCATGTCTCTCCCCGATGCAGAGAAAATGATATTTGAAATGCTTACCGAGTCAGGGAAACTCCTTGGCAAAGAGAAGCTTTCACATTCCTACCCGCACTGCTGGCGCTGCAAAAAGCCCGTAATATTCCGGGCGACGGAGCAGTGGTTCGTTGCAGTCTCTGACTTCAGGGAGGAGGCCCTCAAATCCATAGATGAAGTAAGATGGATCCCCGACTGGGGCAAGGAACGCATAACAAACATGGTCAGGGACCGCTCAGACTGGTGCATCAGCCGCCAGAGGACATGGGGAGTCCCGATACCGGCCTTCTACTGCAAAGACTGCGGAGAGGTAATCCTGACCGGAGACCGCGTCCGCAGGGTGGCCGACAAGGTAAGGGAACTGGGCAGCAACTGCTGGTGGAGCCTCAGCCCCGAAGAGCTTATAGGAGACCTGGCAGTGTGCCCGAAATGCGGCAGCAGCCACCTCCGCAAGGACGAGGACATCATGGACGTCTGGTTCGATTCCGGTTCAAGTCACTCGGCAGTCCTGGACAACTGGGAAGACCTCCGCTGGCCCGCTGACATGTACCTTGAGGGAAGCGACCAGCACCGCGGCTGGTTCCAGACCTCCCTGCTGAACAGCGTTGCGACTCGCGGGACGGCTCCATACAAGATAGTGCTTACTCATGGATTCATCATGGCGGGAGACGGGCGCAAGATGTCCAAGTCCCTCGGAAATGCGATGACCCCGGAGAACATAATAGACAAGAACGGCGCTGACATACTACGCCTCTGGGTAGCCTCTTCCGATTACCGCGGTGACGTGCGCATATCGCAGGAGATATTCGAGAACCTTATAGAGTCATACAGGCGCATTAGGAACACAGCACGCTTCCTCCTGGCAAACCTCAAGGGATTCGACCCCGAAAAGGACAGCATGCCCAATGATAAGCTCTCGCAGATAGACCAGTACATACTGATCAAGCTTGAGAAGCTCCGTTCAAGGTGCACCAACGGATTTGACGAGTATGAGTTCCATCAGCCGATGACGCTCATACACCAGTTCTGCGACAACGAGCTCAGTTCATTCTACATCGACGTGAGCAAGGACAAACTCTACGCAGACGGCGAGCATGACGACAGCCGCCGCTCGATCCGCACCGTAATGTGGAAGGTCCTGAGGACCATCACGCAGATGATGTCCCCGGTACTCTCCTACACGGCGGAAGAGATATGGCAGAAAATGCGCGAGATGGATCCGTCCCTGCCCAAGAGCGTATTCCTAACTGACTGGCCGGAACCGCTCGGAGAAGGACTCGATACCTCTGTTGAGGCTTTATGGGACAGCATCATGAATGCCAGACAGGGAGTGCTCCGCGGACTCGAAGCAGCAAGAAGCAAGGGGGTCATCGGTCACCCGCTCGACGCTCATGTGCAGATCAAGCTCAGCGATTACTACAAAGGTCTCGCGGGCAAGGTCAGCGACGAAACATGGGAGATGGTGCTCATCGTTTCCTCCTGCGAAGTCGTTGACGAGGTGAATGGCGCGGAAGTAATTTACGAGGACGAAACGACAGGGCTCATAATTGGCGTTGACAAGTCAAAAGATGAAAAGTGCCCGCGCTGCTGGAAGAGAAGGCCTGAAGTTGCAGAAAAAGGCCTCTGCAGCCGCTGCAAAGATGTCATCGGAGACTAAAAGAGAAGAAATAAATATAAAAGCGGGGGAGAGGGAAGCCTCTTCCCTCTTTTTCTATGATGGTGAAGGTCCTCAGGAGAGTAACGCTGTAACTGAAACATTCAGCGTATCAGAGGAGATGTCAGGCCACAGACTGGATTTTGTCATCTCAAGGCAGCTTGGGCTCAGCAGGGGTTTTTCGCAGAAGCTCATAAAGGAGGGAAGGGCATCGCTCCTGCCCGAAAGGCGGATCAAACCCTCAATAAAAGTCGAGGCCGGAGACGCGATATCGGTCTCGGTCCCTCCCGAAGAGACCCTGGATCTCGAACCCGAGGATGTCCCCTTTGAAGAGGTTTATTCAGACGCCGACATAATAGTGATAAACAAGCCAGCGGGCCTGGTCGTCCACCCCGCCCCCGGTCACTGGACCGGAACTCTCGTCCACGGCCTCCTCTACAGATACCCCGACATTGGCTGCCTCAACGGAGTAAAGCGGCCGGGCATAGTCCACAGGCTTGATGCGACTACTTCCGGCCTTATGGTGATAGCAAGGAACGGCCTAGCACAGGAAGGTCTCTTCAGGGACTTCAAGGCCAGAAGTGTTGAAAAGGAATACCTTGCACTATGCTGGGGAACGCCTCCCTCGCCAAAAGGCGAGATCCGCTATCCCATAGGCCGGGATCCGTACAACAAACTGAAAATGGCCGTAACCGAAGACGGCAGGGATGCATGGACGGACTATGAGACCATCTGGAGCAGAAAGGGATACACCCTCATAAAATGCCGCCTTCACACAGGCCGTACCCACCAGATAAGGGTCCACCTGGCAGCGATAAAATGCCCCCTCGCAGGCGACTGGACTTACGCCCCATCAAGACCGTCGCCCTTTGAAGAGGATAGGGTCTTTCTACATTCATGGAAGCTCAGCTTTGAACATCCCCGAACTAAACAGAAGATGGCCTTCCGCGCGCCGCTGGCGGCCGAACTGTCTGCAGTGCTGGCAGACATCCTAGGCAGGTAAATTGGGATGTTTTTAAAACATTGCTAAGCGAGGGATGGCTGAGCATTCGCTAAGCGGTTGCTCAGCGGTCGTAATTGCCAATCGCTCGCCTACGGCTTGCCCATGCTTGCCTATCCTCGTCCCAGTTTCACCCCTGCAGCCTTGATTATGCTATATTAATACCCTGATAAATTTGTAAGTGTGAAGGGGGTCCTACCCATCTCTTTCGGGCCTGAACTTGTCTGGATCTGGAGCAGGGATCTGAAAAAACATATCGGGAAAAGAGTCCGGAAACTTGAGGGCGGGGACAGCTGGGTGGCTGTCTCTGTTTCGGGAAACGCGGTGCTGTTGCTTTCATGGGGCGCGCAGAACTGCGGAATAGCAGTTATCTCAGATAAAGAAAAAAAGGACCTAATTGCAAGCGCCAAGCAGGCTCCGCCGATAGTAAACGCACTTAAAAGCAACATTTCCGGAGCTGAGCTTACTGATGTCTGCCAACTGAACAGAGACAGGATCATCAGACTTACATTTACAAAGACGATCGGCGCAGGATTTTCCAATACAAGGCATCTGACACTCGAGATGATGGAACGTTACAGCAACCTGATCTTTACTGATGAAAACAACACAGTTCTTGAAACTGCAAAGCATATACATCCGGCAGATAACAGGTTCCGCTCTGTCCTGCCCGGACATCCTTACTCAATGCCGCCGGAGTTTAATGGCATTACGCTGGAGGACTGGCTGCAACATCCGTCTTCTGAAACGTTAAGATCTGTCGCCGGTTTTGGGAAAAAGCTTCTGGAAAGGCTCTCAGGGATGGAAGCCGAAAGGACAGCCCGATGCCTGAATGGTTTTTACAAAAATGAAACCGACACATCTCCCTACGCTCCGCAGATGATAAAAATTTATCTCACTGCACTGCCTGAGTTATTGGAAGGGGCATCGCCTCTGCCTGATACTACAGTCACTGATACAGGACATCTGGCCGTTCTGAGTCCGATCGCCGATGTTTCCATTAACAGAAGGCGAAAAGCCGTGACCGATCAGATCCAACGCGAAACAGTGAGACGAGAAAGGCAGACAGAAGACATTGAAAAGCTTCTTCACGAAGAGGATGCTGAAAAGTATAAAAAATATGGTGATGCCCTTGTTGCGAATTCATGGCAGATAACTTCAGGAGCCGAGGAGGCCTGTGTTACCTATTGGGACAGTGAGGGCAATGAGATCCGGGAGACAGTTCCCCTCGATCCAAGGCTCTCCGCCGCAAAAAACGCCGCATGCTATTATGCGAAGTATAAAAAAATAATCTCTGCCCGGGAGCGGGCAGTAAAGATATTGGCTAAGGTAAAAGAGGAGCTTGATGACCTTAGGGAACAGTTTGCCATAGCCATGTCCATGGATGATCCGGAATCCCTTGCCCTTGTCGAAGGGGAGCTTGGGATAAAAATAACTAAAGGTCCCAAGAACGGCAGGAAAAAAGCTGCCGTTCCACTTCCTCCGCACAAGAGATTTGATCTCGGATACGCACTGGTCTTTGCCGGACTTTCTTCCAGGGGAAACAGATACGTAACATTCAAGCTGGCCGTCTCTGACGACATTTGGTTCCACGCCCAGGGAGTACCGGGAGCCCATGTCATATTAAGATTCACATCAACTCCTGCAGAAGAAGAAAAAGACGAGGCCATTAAATTCTGTGCCTCCATTGCCGCCAAATACAGCAGGAACGGCAATAGCCCCGGCCAAAGAGTAGATTATACCCTCAGAAAATTCGTAAGCCCGATCAAGGGTGGAGAGGCCAATGTGACGTATAGGAATTTTAAGAGCATAGCTGCCGGTAATTGGGATTTATAGCAGCGCTAACTTAGCAAAGCTTGCGGAGCCTTCCTTCGACGTATGCCCTATACGCCTTCGGAAGGCTCCGCTGCGCGTTGCGTCGTTATCACTTGCTCTAAATCCCAATTACGATATTGATGACTATCGTAAAACCTGAATGATTGCGGCGATGACTTAACAACATGCGATACTCCATCACCTCAACGTATTGACATACGCGTTCGAAGCATCACAAGTTACGTCGTCATCACTCACGATTTGCCCCAATTGTGGTTTTGGAGAGGTTATCGCTAAAACCGAAAAAATACTTTGGTGAAGTGCGGCATGGAGATGCCGCAGAAAATTTGCAGCCTCGCGGCTGTAATGAATTGGCGAAAAGAGTCATTGCTCTTCCGAGATCCTTCTGCATTCGATGTAAAATTTCTTTTCATCCGCATGTCCTATCGAGAAGGTCTTTCTGGGCAGTACTCCGCCGGCAGCTATGCCGGGGAAAAGGCTTGATTTGTCTATCGATTTCAGCAGGATACCTGTCGCTTTTTTCTTCTTTACCAGATCCTTCACATGTTTGTCGCCGTGAATGTAGTCGAGTTTTTCGGGGTCGTTTTTAGTAAGTTCATCAAGAAATCGCTGGATGACATCGACGGGAAGCCTTCCGTCAAGGCCGCCGATAGAAAGTGCTGCCTTTTCCCCGGTGGGACCGACAAATGTGACGTCGTCGCCCACCTCAGCGGTCAGGCCATTTTCCTTAACGTATTTATGAAAGGCTTCAAGCACCTTCGTGTAGTCATGATCTCCGACTACTCGGTGGATAGGTTCGAAGTTTAGTGCATCGTCATGTAGGTTAATGACCTCGACCAGGGAGAACCTGGCTGGATGGGATCCCTTTTTGTTTTCGCTCAGATCAGCTTTGATATTCTCCCAGCATGTCTTTGCCGTTGCAAGAGAGTGGTTGCCGTCACCGGCAGCGAGGAAGAAACTGCTGCTTTCGGCCTGCATTTGGGATATAAGCATCATATGTGACTTTGCCCTTTCTCCTTCTATCGCATAACCCTTTACGTTGCCGCCGCCAAGCATCAGGTCAAAGTCGTACAGTCTTCTCAGGTCAGCTTTTTGAGCCGCCAGAGGCTCGATAAGCCTTTTACAGGGATCGTCGATGAGGAGCAAGACGTGGGGACATTCAAGTACAGCGTTCTCCCTTATCCTGACTCTCGGAGGGATCCTGGAGAGTACCGTTCCCTCCGTAGCTCTGATAAGTTTATTTGAGCCGGGGTGAAAATCATACTCCTCAAGGTCTATCACTCCGATAAGCCCGGTCCTTGTCCCGTGTTCCACCTCGCGTTCAACGAGGATAAAGCCGTTGGATACCGCTTGGTTCACTATTCCGTTTTTTAAATACTCTTTCATTGATGCGCATATATTCTCGATCCTGCCGTTCTCTTTTCCGAGGCAGACCTCGGGGAATACGATGTTAAGGGCAGATGCTGATGTACCGACGACCTCCCTGACCTTTTCCCAGTATTCAGGCTGGCTAGTGTACTGGTCACATGCGATAACAGCCCACTTCTTCATCTCTATTTTTTCATTCGGCAGCAATATGTCAGCAGGCATAAAACAAGGTTTCATATGAATTTCCCCTTTGCAGTGCTGTTAATTTAGCACAGTGTAATTTATGGAGTTTAGGTGAGTATTATACTACGTAAATGCGGGCAAGCGATCGCAAGCTGTAGGCAAGCAATGAACGAGCAGTTGCTAAGAGCGGAGAAGGGCGGCTCAAAGATATCGCGAGAAGTGACGGCCTTGCAAATACTGCCCTGTATGATCCCGACACTAAAGCGGAGGTTCTTTCACCCACTCGTAACTGATGATCCGAATGCCGTCCACGTTCTCTGCACTCTCGATGGCAAGGATGCCTCCTCCCGGGATCTGAAAGTAGCCCGGGATATCATCGGTGCTGATCAACTTCCGCGTTAGAATTTCAGTGGCATCGGCATCGGTGATTTCCAATACTATTTCCTTTGTGTCAGGAAGATCTCCCGCGTACTGCACAAGGACCGCGTTGGTCCCGACGTCAGCGGTTATCGTAGTCTGGAATCCTATAAACTGATACTCACTCTCGGTTAGCTCTTCCGTCCACCTTTCTCCCGTCCCGGCGGGGCCGGTCGAGTGAACGAGCCATGCGAGTGAAGAGGTGACAGGTTCGTATATAAGGCCTGCGGCAAGGCTGCCGTTACCGGTCTTTTCAGCGGAGGACCTTACTGTCACGGTGTTTGGGGCTGCGGAATAGGTTTCTATGCCGTTGTCGTCCGTTTCGGTATTCTGAAGTTCGCATCTGCCTGTAAAATCAATATAAAAATGGGATCCGTCAGGTCCCGCTATCCTCGCTGAAAGCGGAGCGTCAATAACCATGATCATGTGCTCACGAAAGTCGCCGCCCTTAAATATAAAATCCATCGGAACCGCCTTTTCAAACGCATATGACGGAGAAGCTGCAAATATTATTATTGCTGTAAGGAGCGAGAGTATTTTCTTCATCTTGTCAGTTTATCATATCAAAAGAGCGAGTTACAGGGCAAACCGCTTATTTCATATGGTCCAGTCAGACTTTGGAACGGATCCGAACGTTCTGCTGTGCATGAAAAAAGGCGCCCGGAAAGTACCGGGCGCCATGAAGCATATTTGAAAAAATTACTTTTCGAGCAATTTTGTCAAAAGCATTGTGAACTTCCTGCCGTCCTCTACGGGTTCGCCTTCGCAGATCGACGCAAGACCCATCAGGACATTTGCCCACTCTGCGACGTCTGCATTTCCTTTTTCAGTCTCAGCGGCTATTTTTTTTATGAGCGGGTGTGCCGGGTTCACCTCAAGTACCTTCTTTTCCTCTGGGACCTCCTGTCCCATGCTGCGGAAGAAATTTCTCATCTGGGGAGAGATGGGTTCGCCCTTCTGGACGAAACATGCAGGGGAGTCTACAAGCCTTGTGGATATCTTAACATCTTCGACCATGTCGGCCAGTGATTCTTTCAGTTTTGAGACAAACCCCGTCTTTTCAAGTTCTTCCCTGCCCTCTGTGCTGTCGAATCCGCTTCCCTCCGGAAGGGCAATATCTTCCTGAGAAACGGATACGAACTCATAGTCTCCGAACTTCCTTGCATGGTTTACCCATATCTCGTCAACTGCATCTCCCAACAGGAGGACTTCTATGTTTTTCTTTTTAAATCCTTCGATCTTTGGTGATATCTCAAGATTTTTGACAGGGCCCCCGGTGATGTAGTAAATATTTTTCTGCCCGTCAGACATCCTTGAAACATATTCCTCCAGAGTGGTCTTTTCGCCTCCGGAACTGTCAAGGAGGCATAGTTTCATTATCTGCTCGCGGTTCTTTGTATCGGAAATTATTCCTTCCTTGAGGACCATCCCAAACATCTGCCAGAATTTTTTAAACTCCTCGGGGCGGTCTGTTTTCATTTTTTTAAGCGCGTCAAGCACTTTACGTGTAATGTTGTTTTTTATCATGGCGGTCTGCCTGTCCTGCTGGAGTATCTCGCGTGAAATATTGAGCGACAGGTCTTCTGAATCGACGACTCCCTTGATAAACCGAAGATATTCGGGAATCAGCTCGCTGCAGTCGTTCATTATGAATACGCGGCGTATGTAGAGCTGTACCCCATGTTTGCCGTCCTGGAAAAACAGGTCGACCGGGGGACGGGAGGGGATATAGAGCAGAGCGCGAAATTCACTTGAGCCTTCTGCCTTGTAGCTGATGCGTTCGATCGGGTCTTCCCAGTCGTGTGTCAGGTGGCGGTAGAATTCTCTGTACTCATCGTCGCCGACTTCGCTCTCCGGTCTTGTCCAAAGGGCCTTCATCGAATTGACGGGCTCTTCCTTCTCTTTATCCGTCTTTGACCTGTCTTCAAGGTAGATCGGATAGGTAACGAAGTCTGAGTACTGTTTTATTATGCTTCTGAGTGTCCACTCTGAGAGGTAATCTTTTGACGATTCGTCGTCCTTGTCCCTCTCCTTTATGTGGAGGGTAACGGATGTGCCGTTTGTATCACGGTCAGCTTCACTAATGGTATATGTGCCTTCACCTTCCGATTCCCATGTCCAGCTTTTGTCTGAGCCTGCTTTTTTTGTTTCGACGGTGACTTTGTCTGCTGCGATGAAACTGGAATAAAATCCTACGCCGAACTGACCGATCAGATCGCTGTTCTTTGAGGAGGCTGCCTCCTGCATTGCCTTGATAAATTCCTTTGTACCGCTCCTCGCGATAGTGCCGAGGTATGATACAAGTTCATCCCTATCCATCCCGATGCCGTTGTCGCTGACGGTAAGCGTCATAGCCTTCCCGTCTATAACTACCCTGATCTCGCCTTCTTTTGCCGGATCGGTAAGCTCGGTTTTGCTCAGGCTCGCAATCCTCAGCTTGTCGAGCGCGTCAGAGGCGTTCGATATAAGTTCCCTAAGAAAAATATCCGGGTTGGAGTAGACGGAGTTGATCATCAGCTCCAGGACCTGTCTTGCTTCGCTTTGGAATTCATGCTTCTCGATATTCTGTGACATTCGAAATCCTCCTGCTCTTATCATTGATTTAAAATCTGATCCCGGGGCGACAACTCCATGTCAGATGCAGCCCCGGAAATCAACTTATCAAAAATTGGATCACTCTACATGTATCACCAGGTCGTTCCCCTGGTTCTCGACCCTTATCACCGAACCTTCCTCAGCTTCTCCGCTTATTATAAGGCGGGCGATCTGAGTCTCAAGTCTTTTTTGCAGATATCTTTTCAGCGGCCTTGCTCCGTAAACAGGGTCGTAGCCGTTTTTGGCGGCGATATTTAGTGCTTCGGGAGTCACTTCAAGGGTTATGTTCCTTTCCTTTAGCCTTTCCTCAAGCTGTTTCAGCAGCAGCTTCACGATCTCTGTGATTTCTTCCATCCGCAGTGGTTTGAAAAATATTATCTCGTCGACTCTGTTTAGGAATTCCGGCCTGAACTTACTCCTTAGGGCAGACATGACCTCTGCCTTCGTTGCCTCGGATATATCCCCGGTCGAGGCGTCCATCCCGCTGATAAGGTCCTGCGCACCTATGTTGCTTGTCATTATGATCACGCAGTTCTTGAAATTCACGGTCCTGCCGTGGCTGTCCGTCGCGCGGCCGTCGTCAAGTATCTGAAGAAGGATGTTGAAGACATCAGGATGTGCCTTTTCGATCTCGTCGAAAAGCACGACTGAATATGGGTGTCTCCTGACAGCTTCGGTCAGCTGGCCTCCCTCATCATAACCGACATACCCGGGAGGAGCGCCGACCAGCCTTGAGACAGAGTGCTTCTCCATGTATTCCGACATGTCGATCCTTACCATATTTTCTTCAGAGTCAAAAAGCGTTTCTGCCAGCGCCCTTGCAAGTTCTGTCTTTCCAACCCCCGTAGGGCCAAGGAATATGAAGGAACCGATTGGCCTTTTGGGGTCCTTGATGCCTGAACGCGCCCTTAAAACGGCGTCCGCTACAAGTTCTACAGCCTCGTTCTGGCCAATGACCCTCCGATGAAGCTCGTCGTCAAGGTGCAGAAGCTTTTCAATTTCACCCTCCATCAGCTTTGTTACCGGTATTCCGGTCCATTTGGCAATTATTTCTGCTATCTCGCCGCCCGTGACCTCTTCCCTGAGCAGGCGCGACCCGCCGGAAGCAATGGCCTTCTCCTCTTCCTCTATCTTTTTTTCAAGTCCGGGAAGGGTGCCGTGGCGCAGCTGCGCGGCCCTGTTAAGGTCATATTCCCTCTCCGCCTTCTCGATCTCGCGCCTTACCTTTTCGATCTCTTCACGCAGGCTCCTGACCTTCGAAATATTTGCCTTCTCTGTCTCGTACTGTGCCCTTAGGGTATTCGCCTTCTCCTTGAGGTCGGCTAGCTCTTTCTGAAGGGCTTCAAGCCGGTCCCTGCTCGCCTTGTCCTTCTCGTTTTTCAGTGCCGCTTCCTCTATCTCAAGCTGCATAACCCGGCGGGAGACGTCGTCCAGTTCAGCCGGCATGGAGTCGATGTCAGTCCTGATCATGGCGCATGCTTCATCTACAAGGTCTATGGCCTTATCCGGAAGGAACCTGTCCGATATGTAGCGGTTGGAAAGTATAGCCGCGGCAACCAGCGCGTTGTCCTGTATTCTTACCCCATGATGCAGCTGGAAGCGTTCCTTAAGGCCCCTGAGTATAGATATGGTGTCCTCAACGTCTGGAGCCTCTACCAGTACAGGCTGGAACCTTCTTTCAAGCGCAGCGTCCTTCTCGATGTAGTTCCTGTACTCTTCGAGCGTGGTCGCTCCTATGCAGTGCAGCTCTCCTCTTGCCAGCATGGGTTTCAGCATGTTGCCGGCATCGATCGCGCCCTCTGCTTTCCCTGCTCCGACAATGGTATGGAGCTCGTCAATGAAGAGGATGACCTGTCCCTCGCTCTTCTTGACTTCATTAAGCACTGCCTTGAGCCTCTCTTCGAATTCACCCCTGTATTTGGCACCGGCAAGAAGCGATCCCATGTCGAGCGCGAAGATGGATCTGTCCTTCAGCCCTTCGGGTACGTCGCCTCTGTTGATCCTCATTGCCAATCCTTCAACTATCGCTGTCTTACCGACTCCTGGTTCTCCAATAAGCACAGGGTTGTTCTTTGTCTTGCGACTCAGTATCCTTATTACTCGTCTTATTTCTTCGTCACGGCCGATTACAGGGTCGAGCCTGTTCTCGCGAGCGGCCCTGACCAGATCCCTGCCGTATTTTTCAAGCACTTCGTAAGTGTCCTCAGGGTTGTCCGTAGTCACCCTTTGGTTGCCGCGGACATCGCACAGGGTCTTAAGGAAATTGTCCCTGTTCAGTCCGAAGGCTGAGAATACCTTTACCGATGGTGCAGAGGTGCCTTCCGACAGCATCGCAAGGAAAATATGCTCAACGGACACGTAATCGTCTTTAAGTGCGTCAGCCTCGTCTCCCGCCTTCACGATGAGCTGTGAAAGCCTCTGGGATACGAATATCTTTCCGGCTTCCTGTCCTGCGCCCGAAACACGGGGTCTTTTGCGGAGATCTATCTCAAGGGCGTTTATGATATTTTCCGCCGGCAGCCCCATCCTGGTGATAAGCTTTGGTATAAGTCCGTTTTCCTGGCTTATCAGCGCAAGCGCCAAATGTTCGACATCGACCTCCTGATGCCCATGCTTTATGGCGATGTTCTGAGCCTCATAAAATGCTTCCTGTGATTTCTGTGTAAGTTTATTCATATTCATTGCAATTCCTCCAATGTCCAAATTAATTAACTATTGTTGACCAATCTCTAATATTATATAGGTCAAACAAAATCAAACAATCCTCCTTTGAGGAATCTGCGGCGGGTTACATACAAATATTATCAATTTTAGCCGTATTACTGTAATAATTTCTTATAATCTTTTGATTTCTAAGAATGTACACAAGGTTCAAAATAATCTCTGATATTTCAGCAAAATTGGCTGTATGTGGAAAATATTTAGTCAAATGTGCTTGACAAGTGGCTCGGATAAGTTTAAAGTTGCAGGGTCGGATAAGTTCCGATTACAATATTTCCTGTTGGGAGGCAACACATTGAAAAGCAACGGTACAGTAAAATGGTTCAACGCAACTAAGGGTTATGGTTTTATCACCACAGATGAAGGCAACGATGTCTTTGTACATTTCAGCGCCATCCAGGGCGACGGATTCAAAACCCTTGATGAAGGTCAGAAGGTATCCTTCGAGATCACACAGGGCAGCAAAGGGCCTCAGGCTTCTGACGTCGAGAAGATCTAGCTTAGGCTAGCCAGCATATTTCTTTATTAATAAGGAAATAAACTATTGAAGGAAGACAGCGAGGAGACTCGTTGTCTTCCTTTTTAAATCGTTTTTGAAAGTTAAAGATAAGCTTTCTGTTGAGAATCAAAAACTGCTGCTTTAACTTGAAAACCGACGCCAGTTGTCTCCTCTTAAAATTCGACCTGCTCTTTTCGATATTTCTTTTTCTTTGTAATTTATGTAAATTGCCTCTTGCCTAAAACACATGATTTCGTCTATTGTTGACTGGTATTTTGAACCCAAGCTATGCAGATTTTGTATTTTTCGAGGAGGCTGCAGCATGTCCCTTATTAAAGATAAAAAACTCCCTGTTGCAAAATTGAGACGGACTGCCGATATCGGGTCACTGGGTTTCAGGACGACCAAATCCCTTCCGAAGCTGGAGGCACTGGTAGGACAGGAAAGGGCTGTCCATGCTGTAAGTTTTGGCCTGTCCGTACAGAGCAAGGGCTATAACATCTTCATGGTCGGGGAGCCCGGGAGCGGAAGGACCACATACGCTATGCAGGAGCTTACCCGCTGCGCGTCGACAATGCCCGCACCTGACGACTGGGTCTATGTATATAACTTTGACGAGCCCGGAACTCCGCTTGCCGTAAGGCTTCCTGCCGGTAAAGGCAAGGAACTTTCAAAGGATGCCGAGAATGCGGTCGAGGATCTTAAGTCTGTCCTGGCAAAGGCATTTGACAACAATGAATTTGAAGACAACAAGGCCCAACTGGTTAAGTCATTCCAGGAAGAGGTCAACAAGTATATGGAAGAACTCCGCAAATGGGCGGAGGAGAAGCGCTTCGCGATAAAGCGCACCCCTCAGGGCTTTGTTAACCTGCCCATGATATTTGCGCCTCCCGTAATAGATGCCGATGAAAAGTCAGTCAAGGCGGAAAACGAGGCTGAGCAGGCAGAAAAGGCTGAGGCGAAAAATACCGAACCCGTTTTGAGGGAGATGCAGCAGGAAGAGTTTGAAAACCTCTCGGAAGAAGAGCAGGAAAAGCTCC from Synergistaceae bacterium DZ-S4 encodes:
- the ileS gene encoding isoleucine--tRNA ligase; this encodes MANDYKDTLFLPQTDFPMRANLSQREPEYLKFWYDIDLYEELKKKNKDKPSFILHDGPPYANASIHIGTATNKILKDFIVKYKWLRGYFAPYVPGYDTHGLPIELKVLKEMGIDRDNISPVELRERCTEYAKKYAGVQTEQFKRLGVIGDWDHPYMTLVPAYEATQLEGFADMVDKGLVYKGRKAIHWCIDCETALAAAEIEYSDEVSPSIFVAYTYKDAAKVFPQLEGRDVDIIIWTTTPWTLPASMAVSVHPRFDYGFYEVGDKVYLIAQGLKDKVIKATGLDLKEPMISCKGAELELSKAIHPFYDKEVVVVLAEYVDLETGTGCVHTAPGHGNDDYETGVRYGIEVYNPVDDTGHYYPDTPLFAGMSLPDAEKMIFEMLTESGKLLGKEKLSHSYPHCWRCKKPVIFRATEQWFVAVSDFREEALKSIDEVRWIPDWGKERITNMVRDRSDWCISRQRTWGVPIPAFYCKDCGEVILTGDRVRRVADKVRELGSNCWWSLSPEELIGDLAVCPKCGSSHLRKDEDIMDVWFDSGSSHSAVLDNWEDLRWPADMYLEGSDQHRGWFQTSLLNSVATRGTAPYKIVLTHGFIMAGDGRKMSKSLGNAMTPENIIDKNGADILRLWVASSDYRGDVRISQEIFENLIESYRRIRNTARFLLANLKGFDPEKDSMPNDKLSQIDQYILIKLEKLRSRCTNGFDEYEFHQPMTLIHQFCDNELSSFYIDVSKDKLYADGEHDDSRRSIRTVMWKVLRTITQMMSPVLSYTAEEIWQKMREMDPSLPKSVFLTDWPEPLGEGLDTSVEALWDSIMNARQGVLRGLEAARSKGVIGHPLDAHVQIKLSDYYKGLAGKVSDETWEMVLIVSSCEVVDEVNGAEVIYEDETTGLIIGVDKSKDEKCPRCWKRRPEVAEKGLCSRCKDVIGD
- a CDS encoding RluA family pseudouridine synthase, yielding MSSETKREEINIKAGEREASSLFFYDGEGPQESNAVTETFSVSEEMSGHRLDFVISRQLGLSRGFSQKLIKEGRASLLPERRIKPSIKVEAGDAISVSVPPEETLDLEPEDVPFEEVYSDADIIVINKPAGLVVHPAPGHWTGTLVHGLLYRYPDIGCLNGVKRPGIVHRLDATTSGLMVIARNGLAQEGLFRDFKARSVEKEYLALCWGTPPSPKGEIRYPIGRDPYNKLKMAVTEDGRDAWTDYETIWSRKGYTLIKCRLHTGRTHQIRVHLAAIKCPLAGDWTYAPSRPSPFEEDRVFLHSWKLSFEHPRTKQKMAFRAPLAAELSAVLADILGR
- a CDS encoding NFACT family protein — protein: MKGVLPISFGPELVWIWSRDLKKHIGKRVRKLEGGDSWVAVSVSGNAVLLLSWGAQNCGIAVISDKEKKDLIASAKQAPPIVNALKSNISGAELTDVCQLNRDRIIRLTFTKTIGAGFSNTRHLTLEMMERYSNLIFTDENNTVLETAKHIHPADNRFRSVLPGHPYSMPPEFNGITLEDWLQHPSSETLRSVAGFGKKLLERLSGMEAERTARCLNGFYKNETDTSPYAPQMIKIYLTALPELLEGASPLPDTTVTDTGHLAVLSPIADVSINRRRKAVTDQIQRETVRRERQTEDIEKLLHEEDAEKYKKYGDALVANSWQITSGAEEACVTYWDSEGNEIRETVPLDPRLSAAKNAACYYAKYKKIISARERAVKILAKVKEELDDLREQFAIAMSMDDPESLALVEGELGIKITKGPKNGRKKAAVPLPPHKRFDLGYALVFAGLSSRGNRYVTFKLAVSDDIWFHAQGVPGAHVILRFTSTPAEEEKDEAIKFCASIAAKYSRNGNSPGQRVDYTLRKFVSPIKGGEANVTYRNFKSIAAGNWDL